The following are from one region of the Vitis riparia cultivar Riparia Gloire de Montpellier isolate 1030 chromosome 9, EGFV_Vit.rip_1.0, whole genome shotgun sequence genome:
- the LOC117921891 gene encoding putative disease resistance protein At3g14460, producing the protein MFVGEAAVSSFLAVVIDKLIAGPLLEYARRQKVDMTLQEWRKKLLHIEAVMNDAEEKQIKERAVKVWLDDLKALAYDIEDVLDELVTEANRHSLTEGPQPSSSKVRKFIPTFHPSRSVFNGKISKKIKKITEDLDTIANRKFGLHLREGVGGFLFSAEERLTTSLVDEFGVFGRDADREKIMELLLSDEVSADQKVGVIPIVGMGGVGKTTLAQIIYNDKRVEDHFDTRIWVCVSDQFDLVEITKAILESVTKDSSHSRNLQFLQDGLKKELNGKRFLLVLDDIWNENPNNWSVLQAPFRVGAHGSFVMVTTRNENVASIMRTTASYHLNELSDKYCWSLFAHLAFENITSDALQNLELIGKKIVKKCKGLPLAAKTLGGLLRSKQDENAWKEMLNNKIWDLPADQSSILPALHLSYHYLPTKLKQCFAYCSIFPKGYEFEKKQLILLWMGEGLVNGSRRGETVEKEGETCFHNLLLRSFFQQSNHDKSLFVMHDLIHDLTQFVSGEFSFRLEFGKQNQISKRVRYLSYVREEFDVSKKFNPVHETSNLRTFLPLTMPHGVSTCYLSKIVSHHLLPTLRCLRVVSLSHYHITHLPDSVGKLKHLRYLDLSYTAIHKLPESIGMLFNLQTLMLSNCNFLSEVPSEIGKLINLRYFDISKTKLKGMPMGINRLKDLQVLTTFVVGWKHTAARIKDLRDLSQLGGTLSILNLQNVVCAADALEANLKDKGKLDHLVFGWDCNAVSGDLQNQTRVLENLQPHNKLKTLTIEYYYGSKFPNWLGDPSFMNLVFLQLKSCKNCLSLPPIGQLQSLKGLSIVKIGVQRVGPEFCGNGSGSSSFKPFGSLKTLKFEEMLEWEEWTCSQVEFPCLEELYVQKCPKLKGDIPKHLPLLTKLEITECGQLVDSLPMVPSLCELKLTECNDVVFRSAVDITSLTSLIVNDICKIPLELQHLHSLVRLTIDGCPELREVPPILHKLNSLKQLVIKGCSSLQSLLEMGLPPMLRKLDIEKCGILESLEDAVMQNNTCLQQLTIKDCGSLRSFPSIASLKFLDIKDCGKLDLPLPEEMMPSYYASLTTLIINSSCDSLTSFPLGFFRKLEFFYVSNCTNLESLSIPDGIHHVEFTSLNYMYINNCPNLVSFPQGGLSAPNLSVLILQQCKKLKSLPQGMHTLLTSLEILVLYDCQELVSFPDEGLPTNLSLLDISNCYKLMEHRMEWGLQRLPFLKNFYLRGCKEEISDPFPEMWLLPSTLTFLIIEDFPNLKSLAKEGFQHLTSLERLYISNCDELKSFPKEGLPGSLSVLRIEGCSLLTKRCQRDKGKEWPKIAHVPSIKIDKEVILP; encoded by the coding sequence ATGTTTGTGGGTGAGGCAGCTGTATCTTCATTCCTTGCTGTTGTGATTGACAAGTTGATCGCGGGCCCGCTGTTAGAGTATGCACGAAGGCAGAAAGTTGACATGACACTCCAAGAATGGAGGAAAAAATTGCTGCATATCGAAGCTGTGATGAATGATGCTGAGGAGAAGCAGATAAAGGAGAGAGCAGTAAAAGTCTGGTTGGATGATCTCAAAGCTTTGGCCTACGACATTGAAGATGTCCTGGACGAGCTGGTCACGGAAGCCAATCGACACAGCTTGACAGAAGGACCTCAACCCAGCTCCAGCAAGGTACGGAAGTTCATCCCAACTTTCCATCCTAGCAGGTCCGTGTTCAATGGCAAGATTAgcaaaaagataaagaaaattacTGAGGATCTAGATACCATTGCAAACCGAAAATTTGGCCTTCATTTGAGGGAAGGCGTTGGAGGGTTTTTATTTTCGGCCGAGGAAAGGTTGACTACTTCCCTGGTAGATGAGTTTGGGGTTTTTGGTAGGGATGCTGATAGGGAGAAGATTATGGAGTTGTTGCTATCAGATGAAGTATCTGCTGATCAGAAAGTTGGGGTAATTCCTATTGTTGGTATGGGTGGGGTTGGTAAAACAACCCTCGCTCAGATTATCTACAATGACAAGAGGGTGGAGGACCATTTTGATACGAGAATTTGGGTCTGTGTTTCTGATCAATTTGATTTGGTAGAAATAACAAAAGCTATTCTAGAATCGGTCACTAAAGACTCATCACACTCTAGAAATTTACAATTCCTGCAAGATGGTTTGAAGAAAGAATTGAATGGGAAAAGATTTTTGCTTGTTTTAGACGATATATGGAATGAGAACCCCAACAACTGGAGTGTCTTGCAGGCTCCTTTTAGGGTTGGAGCACACGGTAGTTTCGTCATGGTAACTACTCGCAATGAAAATGTTGCATCAATTATGCGCACTACTGCTTCTTATCATCTTAACGAACTATCTGACAAGTATTGTTGGTCTTTATTTGCACATCTTGCCTTTGAAAACATAACTTCAGATGCACTGCAAAATTTGGAACTAATTGGTAAGAAAATTGTGAAGAAATGTAAAGGGTTGCCATTGGCAGCAAAGACGCTTGGTGGTCTCCTACGCTCTAAACAAGATGAGAATGCTTGGAAGGAAATGTTGAATAACAAAATATGGGATTTACCCGCTGACCAAAGTAGTATTCTTCCAGCTCTACACTTGAGTTACCATTATCTCCCCACCAAACTGAAGCAATGCTTTGCGTACTGCTCTATATTCCCAAAGGGttatgaatttgaaaagaaGCAATTGATTTTGTTATGGATGGGAGAAGGTTTGGTTAATGGCTCAAGAAGAGGAGAGACAGTAGAAAAAGAAGGTGAAACATGTTTTCACAATCTATTGTTGAGATCATTTTTTCAGCAATCTAATCATGACAAGTCATTGTTTGTGATGCATGACTTGATTCATGATTTAACTCAATTTGTCTCTGGagaattttcttttaggttggaatttggaaaacaaaaccaaatttCAAAAAGGGTCCGATATTTATCATACGTTCGAGAAGAATTTGATGTCTCCAAGAAATTTAATCCTGTTCATGAAACTTCTAATTTGCGAACTTTCTTACCATTGACTATGCCTCATGGAGTTTCTACTTGCTACCTATCCAAGATAGTTAGTCATCATCTATTGCCAACATTAAGATGCTTACGGGTTGTCTCCCTGTCTCACTATCATATCACCCATTTGCCTGATTCAGTAGGAAAGTTGAAGCATTTGCGCTATTTGGACCTTTCCTACACTGCAATCCATAAATTACCTGAATCAATAGGTATGCTTTTCAACTTGCAAACGTTGATGCTATCAAACTGTAATTTTCTTTCTGAAGTGCCATCAGAGATTGGAAAACTCATCAACTTGCGTTATTTTGATATTagtaaaactaaattaaaagggATGCCAATGGGAATTAATAGACTGAAGGACCTTCAAGTACTGACTACTTTTGTTGTTGGATGGAAGCATACTGCAGCAAGAATTAAGGATTTGCGGGATCTTTCACAACTTGGGGGAACGCTCTCGATTTTGAACTTGCAGAATGTGGTGTGTGCAGCAGATGCTTTAGAAGCTAATTTGAAAGATAAGGGAAAGCTCGATCACTTGGTGTTTGGATGGGATTGTAATGCAGTTTCTGGTGATTTGCAGAATCAAACAAGAGTTCTTGAAAACCTACAGCCTCACAACAAGTTGAAAACCCTCACTATTGAGTACTACTATGgctcaaaatttccaaattggTTAGGTGATCCTTCTTTCATGAATTTAGTTTTCTTGCAACTCAAAAGCTGTAAAAACTGCTTGTCTTTGCCACCAATTGGGCAGCTTCAGTCTCTCAAGGGCCTCTCTATTGTGAAAATTGGAGTGCAGAGGGTTGGTCCAGAGTTCTGTGGGAATGGTTCTGGTTCATCTTCCTTTAAGCCCTTTGGATCCCTGAAAACACTGAAGTTTGAAGAGATGTTGGAGTGGGAGGAATGGACTTGTTCTCAAGTTGAATTCCCTTGTCTAGAAGAGCTCTATGTCCAGAAATGTCCAAAGCTGAAAGGCGATATACCCAAGCACCTTCCTCTCTTGACAAAACTTGAGATTACTGAATGTGGGCAGCTAGTGGATTCTCTTCCAATGGTCCCCTCCCTTTGTGAATTGAAGCTGACAGAATGTAATGATGTGGTGTTTAGAAGTGCTGTTGACATCACCTCACTTACTTCTTTAATTGTCAATGATATTTGTAAGATACCACTGgaattgcaacaccttcattcTCTTGTAAGATTGACCATTGATGGTTGTCCAGAGCTAAGGGAAGTACCACCAATTCTACACAAGCTCAACTCTCTTAAACAGTTGGTTATCAAAGGATGCTCAAGTCTTCAGTCACTTTTGGAGATGGGGCTCCCACCCATGCTTCGAAAGCTTGACATCGAAAAATGCGGCATTCTGGAGTCCTTGGAAGATGCGGTGATGCAAAACAATACTTGTCTCCAACAGCTGACTATCAAAGATTGTGGTTCTCTGAGGTCCTTCCCCAGCATTGCTTCTCTGAAATTTCTTGATATAAAAGACTGTGGGAAGCTGGACTTACCCCTGCCTGAGGAGATGATGCCCAGCTACTATGCTTCCCTTACAACACTTATTATAAACAGTAGTTGTGATTCTCTCACTTCCTTCCCATTAGGTTTCTTCAGAAAGCTTGAGTTTTTCTATGTGAGCAACTGCACAAATCTGGAGTCCCTTTCCATTCCAGATGGCATTCACCATGTTGAGTTCACATCTCTTAATTACATGTACATCAATAATTGTCCGAATCTGGTGTCTTTTCCACAAGGAGGATTGTCAGCTCCCAACCTATCAGTGCTTATTCTCCAACAGTGCAAGAAGCTAAAGTCACTGCCCCAAGGAATGCACACCCTCCTTACATCCCTTGAGATATTGGTATTATATGATTGTCAAGAACTTGTTTCGTTTCCTGATGAGGGTCTGCCAACTAATCTATCTTTACTTGACATCTCAAACTGCTACAAGCTCATGGAGCACAGGATGGAGTGGGGCTTGCAAAGGCTtccatttcttaaaaatttttatttgagagGATGTAAAGAAGAGATATCAGACCCATTTCCAGAGATGTGGCTTCTGCCCTCCACCCTCACCTTTCTTATTATTGAGGATTTTCCAAATCTGAAATCTCTAGCCAAGGAGGGGTTTCAGCATCTCACCTCTCTTGAAAGGCTTTACATTTCCAACTGTGATGAACTCAAATCCTTTCCAAAAGAGGGGTTGCCAGGCTCCCTCTCTGTGCTTAGAATTGAGGGCTGTTCTCTGCTAACGAAACGGTGCCAGAGGGATAAAGGGAAAGAATGGCCCAAAATTGCTCATGTTCCTAGCATAAAGATTGATAAGGAAGTCATTTTACCATGA